GCGACGCCATGTGTAGATCAGGCTGGTCGAAACGTCCCGCCGCCGGGATACATCGGCAACGCAGGCGCCCGGCGCAAAGGCCTCGGCGAGAATCTCAAGCCGCTCCTCCTCGCTCCAACGCCGCCGACGCTCCGGCCCCGTCATCAACGTGATCTGACCCATGCTCCGCTCCTAAGCTCGCTCATACGAGCGCTCTTAAGACCGGTCGTTCACTCGCCAGACAAGGCGGGCCTCACCGGATGGGTACGGAAGGGCTCCCCTATCCGTGATTGCTTCCATTGCACTTACGACAAGCAGGAAGTCCGGGATGAGGTTTTCACCCTCCTATCGGAACAGGATTTCACCGTCCAAGCCACGATTATGGAAAAGAGCAAAGCGCAGCCACAAACTAGAACCACCGAAGATAGATTTTACCAGTATGGCTGGCTTTATCACTTGAAGCACTCGTCGCCCAAATTTCTCGGCCCTAATGACAGCATTCAAGTCACCGCTGCGACGATAGGCAAGAAAGCAAAGCGCGTCTCGTTTGAAGATGCAGTTCGCGACGTCTGCAAGCAAATCATACCAAAGAAGCGAGTTCGGACTGCGTTCTGGCCCGCTGAAACAGACCCTTGTTTGCAAATTGCGGACTACTGTTGCTGGGCGATACAAAGGAAATGGGAGAAAGGTGACAGCCGTTCATACGACCATATCGCCAAAAAGGTGAACTATGAGTTCGACCTTTGGTCCCACGGCAAACATCATTATTTTTGAAGGTGCGGCCGCACTTCCCAGCTATCTCTCGAAGTGCCCGAGGGCCCTTATCGCCAGACGCCAACCGCACCTCAACCTTTATTCCACAATGAAACAGAACACAAGCTGAACCGCTTCTGCCTGACTCATATCCGCTTCAGTTCGCCGTAACAGGCCCCCCATAAGTGAGGCGTTTGCCGACGATGCCGCGAAGCGCATTCCCAGCGCGGTCGGTATCATTGAAACCCAGCTTCGCACGGTTGTTATACCGGAACTCATATTCGGCCAGATAGCGGTGCAGGTGCTGCTCACCGCAATGCTGGTAGATACCCTTCATGCCGCGCTTGAAGATGCTGAAATAGCCCTCAACCGTGTTGCTGTGGATCGTGCGATCTTCAAGGTTCACATATTCGCCGCGACCGTGGCTGGTTGTGCCGTGGGCCGCAAAGAACTTGCCAGCATCACGATAGCCGCTGTGCCCGTCCGTCATGATCCGCGCTTCGCGTTCCACATTGGCAATCACCAACGGCATGAGGGTTTCGGCCTTCACATCGTCAATGACCATCGTGCGGGCCTTGCCGGTTTCCCGATCCACCAGCGCCAGAACCTTCATCTTGTGATGGAAGGCGCGGCGCTTTTCCATGCCCTTCTTCTTGCCGATGAACGTCTCGTCCACTTCGACCGTGCCGCCATTGCCGCCCATCAAGGTCGTGTCGCCATCGCGCATCGCTTCACGAATGCGGTGCAGGAGAAACCATGCGCTCTTGTAGGTGATTTCCAGCGTGCGGTGCAGCTGGTGGGCGCTGATACCCTTCTTGCTGCTCGTGACGAGGTAAACCGCCTGCAACGCCTTGTGGAGCGGCAGACGCATATGCTCGAACACCGTGCCGATCTTGACGGTGAACTGCTTCTTGCAGTCGCCGCAGCGGTGCAGGCCGTAACGAATGCGCTTTTCAGGGTTTGCCTTGACCTTCGTGATACGATCCATGCCGCCACAATGGGGGCACACCGGCTGTCCACCCCAGATGATACGCTCTAGGTGGCTGAAGGCAGCTTCTTCACCATGGAACTCAGGACGGGAAAGGGCAGACATTTCAATAACTCCGTTGATGCCATCCTTATAGCATCAAGCGGTGTGTTTGCAAAGTATATAATCGCCTCAGGAATACCGCAGCCAGCAATGCGGTCAGCAACGGGCTGGTGAACAGAATGGCCGTGGTATCGACAAGCGGCATCATGCCGACCGCCGTGACGAAAGAGGCAGTCGCAATCGCGACCCCGCTACCGCGCATCAGTTGTACCCACGGATTGCGCACGCGAAAGCCCAGCGCCCCCTCGCGCCACCACAGCGCCGCGCCCAGCCCCACCGCGCCCAGCGAATAGCGCCACGTCGCCAGCGCGGTCGGCGCCCATGCATCGGCCACGAGTTTCCACACGCTGTCGCCCATCGACAGCAGGACATACCCGAGGATGGCGAACAGCACGCCCATCCGTTCGTCTTGGTGCAAGCTGTTGCTCCCCTGCATGCGCCGCCCCGCCGTAATGGCTTGCGAATGCCAAAGCCAGCCGCGCCTTTCGCAACGTGGTTAGCGTTTTCTTAAGCGAATTGCCCGATGACCGGTCAGAAGGTATCCTTGGCACGACCAACGGGGGCGTCAAACGTGCGGCTTATCATCCAGATTCCTTGTTTGAACGAGGCAGAGCATCTGCCGGTGACGCTGGCAAAGCTGCCGCGTCAGATCGCGGGGATCGACAGCATCGAAGTGCTGGTCATCGACGATGGCAGCAACGACAACACCGGCGACATCGCGCGCCAGTGGGGCGTGCAGCACATCGTGCGCCACCGCCGAAACCGGGGCCTTGCCGCCGCGTTCCAAAACGGCGTCGACCGGGCCTTGGCCGCAGGGGCCGACATTATCGTCAACACCGATGCAGATGGCCAGTACGAAGGGGAGGACATCGTCCACCTCGTCCAGCCGATCCTGCGCGGCGAGGCCGACATCGTCGTCGGCGACCGGGGCGTGGCCGACAACGCCCATTTCGGCCCGTTCAAGCGCCGCCTGCAACGGCTGGGCAGCTTTGTCGTGCGCCGGGCATCGGGCACCACGATCACCGATGCGGTCAGCGGATTTCGCGCGATCAGCCGGGAAGCAGCGCAGCGGATCACCATCACGACCGAGTTCAGCTATACCACCGATATGCTGATCCAGGCGGGCCGCAAGCGGCTGGCCATCGCCAGCGTCCCGATCCGCACGCACAAGACGGAGCGCCCGTCACGCCTGTTCAAGTCGATCCCGCGTTTCATCACCCATACCGCAATCACGATCACGCGCGCCTATACCACGCACAACGCGCTGCGCGTTTTC
The sequence above is a segment of the Croceicoccus naphthovorans genome. Coding sequences within it:
- a CDS encoding IS1595 family transposase, producing MSALSRPEFHGEEAAFSHLERIIWGGQPVCPHCGGMDRITKVKANPEKRIRYGLHRCGDCKKQFTVKIGTVFEHMRLPLHKALQAVYLVTSSKKGISAHQLHRTLEITYKSAWFLLHRIREAMRDGDTTLMGGNGGTVEVDETFIGKKKGMEKRRAFHHKMKVLALVDRETGKARTMVIDDVKAETLMPLVIANVEREARIMTDGHSGYRDAGKFFAAHGTTSHGRGEYVNLEDRTIHSNTVEGYFSIFKRGMKGIYQHCGEQHLHRYLAEYEFRYNNRAKLGFNDTDRAGNALRGIVGKRLTYGGPVTAN
- a CDS encoding EamA family transporter, whose translation is MHQDERMGVLFAILGYVLLSMGDSVWKLVADAWAPTALATWRYSLGAVGLGAALWWREGALGFRVRNPWVQLMRGSGVAIATASFVTAVGMMPLVDTTAILFTSPLLTALLAAVFLRRLYTLQTHRLML
- a CDS encoding glycosyltransferase family 2 protein — its product is MRLIIQIPCLNEAEHLPVTLAKLPRQIAGIDSIEVLVIDDGSNDNTGDIARQWGVQHIVRHRRNRGLAAAFQNGVDRALAAGADIIVNTDADGQYEGEDIVHLVQPILRGEADIVVGDRGVADNAHFGPFKRRLQRLGSFVVRRASGTTITDAVSGFRAISREAAQRITITTEFSYTTDMLIQAGRKRLAIASVPIRTHKTERPSRLFKSIPRFITHTAITITRAYTTHNALRVFVGIGLAMLVLGALPVLRFTWFYLNGEGDGHVQSLVIGGSLMMMGTLVSVMGILADLIATNRKLMEQTLFKLRKLEEKLGETESDAQGQQEADTTPDLIAIPTRRSR